The proteins below are encoded in one region of Thermococcus peptonophilus:
- a CDS encoding PH1570 family protein — protein sequence MLCEEKLEVFENGFEDGKFNIRIEYYGKDARRLLLAVIRELYLQDYGGDYVYPFECAKEFWGIYMDASEIRGEEPRLASVKFLNQSIVNRLEKALSEIDSPEEVKESIDFEKAEVVKLGKGLLALGKNFVLDERGYLFIFNKPSARELILKYMGMLDES from the coding sequence ATGCTGTGCGAGGAGAAGCTCGAAGTGTTTGAAAACGGCTTTGAGGACGGAAAGTTCAACATCAGGATAGAGTACTATGGAAAGGACGCTAGGAGGCTTCTCCTCGCAGTTATACGTGAGCTCTATCTCCAGGACTATGGAGGGGACTATGTCTACCCCTTTGAATGCGCCAAGGAGTTCTGGGGGATCTATATGGATGCCTCAGAGATCCGCGGTGAGGAACCCAGACTGGCTTCCGTGAAGTTCCTTAATCAGAGCATTGTCAACCGGCTCGAAAAAGCTCTCTCTGAAATAGATTCTCCCGAGGAAGTTAAAGAGTCCATAGACTTTGAAAAGGCTGAGGTGGTAAAGCTCGGAAAGGGTCTTCTTGCCCTTGGAAAGAACTTCGTACTCGATGAGCGGGGCTACCTGTTCATCTTCAACAAGCCCTCGGCCAGAGAACTGATACTGAAATACATGGGGATGCTGGATGAAAGTTGA
- a CDS encoding AI-2E family transporter, whose translation MKVETAVWVAVSLGVLYLTWETISPILSPIIIAATTAYILYPVHERLEGKIGGRWSAFTLTGILTVISLLFVFGFALLINDVKYSLANYVDTFVDWLLGLNLLTSAYEILQKISLGISQRFNSYVLGYTYSLPTLLLQVVVMVFSFYGILVNANTIKREVYSLIPPTNRDLARKLIDSGAETLHIVLRGWLLVGVGKGILMALLFRVFGISDVGGAVAAGILTVIIELLPVVGGWVVWVGGVAYLINQGHILSGVLLAVLGFSLVSPLPDILLRDKISRLKWGVNAIISLLGFIGGYIAFGFVGIIIGPVSLGLLKTLIEEWKEVKERTSP comes from the coding sequence ATGAAAGTTGAAACCGCAGTGTGGGTTGCCGTCTCCCTTGGGGTTCTGTATCTGACGTGGGAAACTATCAGCCCAATTCTCTCACCAATTATAATAGCTGCAACTACCGCCTATATCCTCTACCCCGTCCATGAGCGCCTTGAGGGAAAAATCGGGGGGCGATGGTCGGCATTTACCCTAACGGGGATTTTGACGGTGATTTCCCTTCTGTTTGTCTTTGGTTTTGCCCTCCTCATAAACGATGTCAAATACTCCCTGGCAAACTATGTTGACACCTTTGTGGACTGGCTTCTCGGCTTAAACCTTCTCACATCTGCCTACGAAATACTCCAGAAAATTTCACTCGGTATTTCCCAGAGGTTCAACAGCTACGTCCTTGGGTATACTTACTCCCTTCCTACACTGTTGTTGCAAGTCGTGGTCATGGTGTTCTCCTTTTACGGCATCCTTGTGAACGCCAACACCATAAAACGGGAGGTTTACTCTTTAATCCCTCCTACCAACAGGGACCTTGCCAGAAAACTGATAGACAGTGGGGCAGAAACGCTCCACATAGTTCTCAGGGGCTGGCTGCTCGTCGGTGTTGGGAAGGGTATATTAATGGCCCTACTTTTCAGAGTCTTCGGAATCTCTGACGTGGGTGGTGCGGTAGCCGCGGGAATTCTAACGGTGATAATCGAGCTTCTCCCCGTCGTTGGCGGCTGGGTCGTTTGGGTTGGTGGTGTTGCTTATCTGATCAATCAGGGCCACATCCTTTCAGGTGTCCTTCTGGCGGTTCTTGGGTTCTCCCTTGTTTCACCTCTTCCAGATATCCTGCTGAGGGATAAGATAAGCCGTCTGAAATGGGGAGTAAATGCCATCATAAGCCTCCTGGGTTTCATCGGCGGATACATAGCCTTTGGGTTCGTTGGAATAATAATCGGCCCCGTCTCACTCGGCCTTCTGAAGACACTCATAGAAGAGTGGAAAGAGGTCAAGGAGAGAACTTCCCCATGA
- the folP gene encoding dihydropteroate synthase: MKFAGINLNEPRIMGVINVSPESFYKGSVRNDEEKLIETTLRMVEEGASFIDIGAKSTAPYLETQIPLEEEIRRAVWAVKTIRDHVDVPISIDTTNAKVAEEAIKAGADIINDVTGLKGDPEMPKVAADYGTPVVLCAHGEVRNFSDPVRTVMDFLQESLEIAEKHGIEDVAVDPAIGFLRPEWPPWYVWDSNVIANLNLLKSLGRPILVGVSRKSFIGAITGRQSPSERLAGSLSATAIAVLKGADIVRTHDVKETLDTIKVASFMGKFSP, from the coding sequence ATGAAGTTCGCGGGAATCAACCTCAACGAGCCAAGAATAATGGGCGTAATAAACGTCTCGCCGGAGAGCTTCTACAAGGGAAGCGTCAGGAACGATGAAGAAAAGCTGATAGAAACTACCCTGAGAATGGTAGAGGAAGGTGCAAGCTTCATAGACATAGGGGCGAAGTCCACGGCCCCCTACCTGGAAACTCAGATACCGCTTGAGGAAGAGATTAGACGGGCGGTCTGGGCAGTGAAAACGATCCGCGACCACGTTGATGTTCCTATAAGCATTGACACGACAAACGCGAAAGTCGCGGAAGAGGCCATAAAAGCTGGCGCTGACATAATCAATGACGTAACTGGCCTGAAAGGGGATCCTGAGATGCCCAAAGTCGCCGCTGACTACGGTACCCCCGTTGTCCTCTGCGCCCACGGCGAGGTAAGGAACTTCAGCGATCCGGTTCGCACCGTTATGGACTTTCTCCAGGAGAGCCTCGAGATAGCCGAAAAGCACGGGATTGAAGACGTTGCAGTTGATCCCGCCATCGGCTTTCTACGCCCCGAATGGCCGCCATGGTACGTCTGGGACTCAAACGTCATAGCCAACCTCAACCTTCTCAAGTCCCTTGGGAGACCAATCCTGGTAGGTGTCTCAAGGAAGTCATTCATCGGTGCAATAACCGGAAGGCAGAGCCCCTCAGAAAGGCTCGCAGGCAGCCTATCTGCAACGGCCATAGCGGTGCTGAAGGGGGCGGACATAGTACGTACCCATGATGTCAAGGAGACGCTAGACACCATTAAGGTCGCCAGCTTCATGGGGAAGTTCTCTCCTTGA
- a CDS encoding CDC48 family AAA ATPase, producing the protein MSERREVKLKVASAYQRDVGRGIVRIDRKAMRELGVQSGDIVEIIGTKNTAAVVWPAYPEDEGLGIIRMDGTIRKNAGVGLGDEVTVRKADVKEAKKVIVAPTEPIRFGADFVEWLHSRLVGRPVVRGDYIKIGILGQELTFVVTATTPAGIVQITEFTDFQVSEKPVKEVSKATALGVTYEDIGGLKDVIQKVREMIELPLKHPELFEKLGIEPPKGVLLYGPPGTGKTLLAKAVANEANAHFIAINGPEIMSKYYGESEERLREVFKEAEENAPAIIFIDEIDSIAPKREETHGEVEKRVVSQLLTLMDGLKSRGKVIVIGATNRPDAIDPALRRPGRFDREIEVGVPDKQGRKEILQIHTRGMPIEPEFRRDKVIEILEELEKNDTYREAAERAIMKVKKAKDEEEIKKVLMEIDEKLYEEVRAKLIDALLDELAEVTHGFVGADLAALAREAAMAALRRLINEGKIDFEAEYIPKEVLDELKVTRRDFYEALKMVEPSALREVLLEVPNVRWDDIGGLEDVKQELREAVEWPLKYPEAFIGLGITPPKGILLYGPPGTGKTLLAKAVANESEANFIAIKGPEVLSKWVGESEKNIREIFRKARQAAPTVVFIDEIDAIAPKRGTDVNRVTDRLINQLLTEMDGIQENSGVVVIGATNRPDIIDPALLRPGRFDRLILVPAPDEKARLEIFKVHTRRVPLAGDVNLRELAKKTEGYTGADIAAVVREAAMLAMRRALQEGIIRPGMKADEIRQKVKVTMKDFEEALKKIGPSVSKETMEYYRKIQEQFKQARG; encoded by the coding sequence ATGAGTGAGAGGAGAGAAGTCAAGCTCAAGGTTGCCTCTGCCTACCAGAGGGACGTTGGCAGGGGAATCGTGAGAATTGATAGGAAAGCTATGCGTGAACTCGGCGTCCAGAGTGGAGACATAGTCGAGATCATCGGTACCAAGAACACGGCAGCGGTTGTCTGGCCGGCTTACCCAGAGGACGAGGGACTCGGCATCATAAGGATGGACGGTACCATCAGGAAGAACGCCGGCGTTGGTCTCGGCGACGAGGTCACCGTGAGAAAGGCCGACGTCAAGGAGGCGAAGAAAGTCATAGTCGCTCCGACCGAGCCGATACGCTTCGGTGCTGACTTCGTCGAGTGGCTCCACAGCAGGCTCGTCGGAAGGCCCGTGGTCAGGGGAGACTACATTAAGATTGGAATACTCGGCCAGGAGCTGACCTTCGTCGTCACCGCGACCACTCCAGCGGGGATCGTCCAGATAACCGAGTTCACCGACTTCCAGGTGAGCGAGAAGCCCGTTAAGGAGGTCAGCAAGGCAACCGCCCTCGGGGTGACCTACGAGGACATAGGTGGCCTCAAGGACGTCATCCAGAAGGTTAGGGAGATGATAGAGCTCCCGCTCAAGCACCCGGAGCTCTTCGAGAAGCTCGGCATTGAGCCGCCGAAGGGAGTGCTCCTCTACGGTCCGCCAGGAACGGGTAAGACTCTCCTGGCGAAGGCCGTCGCCAACGAGGCGAACGCCCACTTCATAGCCATCAACGGCCCGGAGATAATGAGCAAGTACTACGGTGAGAGCGAGGAGAGGCTTAGAGAGGTCTTCAAGGAAGCTGAAGAGAACGCACCGGCGATAATCTTCATCGACGAGATCGACAGCATCGCGCCGAAGAGGGAGGAGACCCACGGTGAGGTTGAGAAGCGCGTTGTCAGCCAGCTGCTCACCCTGATGGATGGTCTCAAGAGCCGTGGAAAGGTCATAGTCATCGGTGCCACTAACAGGCCAGACGCGATTGATCCGGCCCTGAGGAGGCCAGGAAGGTTTGACAGAGAGATTGAGGTCGGCGTCCCGGACAAGCAGGGCAGAAAGGAGATACTCCAGATCCACACCAGAGGAATGCCGATCGAGCCCGAGTTCAGGAGGGACAAGGTCATCGAGATACTCGAGGAGCTTGAGAAGAACGACACCTATCGCGAGGCCGCCGAGAGGGCGATCATGAAGGTCAAGAAGGCCAAGGACGAGGAGGAGATCAAGAAGGTTCTCATGGAGATTGATGAGAAGCTCTACGAGGAGGTCAGGGCAAAGCTCATCGATGCACTCCTAGACGAGCTGGCTGAAGTCACTCACGGCTTCGTAGGTGCCGATCTGGCAGCACTTGCCAGAGAGGCAGCTATGGCCGCTCTCAGGAGGCTCATCAACGAGGGCAAGATCGACTTCGAGGCAGAATACATACCGAAGGAAGTCCTCGACGAGCTGAAAGTTACAAGGAGGGACTTCTACGAGGCCCTCAAGATGGTCGAGCCGTCAGCTCTTAGAGAGGTGCTCCTAGAGGTTCCAAACGTCCGCTGGGACGACATCGGCGGCCTTGAAGATGTGAAGCAGGAGCTCAGAGAGGCGGTAGAATGGCCGCTCAAGTATCCGGAGGCCTTCATAGGTCTCGGCATAACTCCACCGAAGGGAATACTCCTCTACGGCCCGCCGGGAACAGGTAAGACGCTCCTGGCTAAGGCAGTAGCCAACGAGAGCGAGGCAAACTTCATAGCCATCAAGGGTCCAGAAGTGCTCAGCAAGTGGGTCGGCGAGAGCGAGAAGAACATCCGCGAGATCTTCAGAAAGGCTCGCCAGGCCGCCCCGACGGTGGTCTTCATCGACGAGATCGATGCCATCGCACCGAAGAGAGGAACCGACGTGAACAGGGTTACTGACAGGCTGATCAACCAGCTGCTCACCGAGATGGACGGAATCCAGGAGAACAGTGGTGTGGTTGTTATTGGTGCCACTAACAGGCCGGACATTATCGATCCAGCACTCCTCAGACCAGGAAGGTTCGACAGGCTGATACTCGTTCCAGCGCCGGACGAGAAGGCCAGGCTCGAGATATTCAAAGTCCACACGAGGAGAGTACCGCTTGCAGGTGACGTTAATCTCAGAGAGCTCGCCAAGAAGACCGAAGGCTACACCGGCGCAGACATAGCGGCAGTTGTCAGAGAGGCCGCAATGCTAGCCATGAGGCGGGCCCTGCAGGAGGGCATCATAAGACCCGGCATGAAGGCAGACGAGATAAGGCAGAAGGTCAAGGTCACCATGAAGGACTTCGAGGAGGCCCTCAAGAAGATCGGGCCCTCAGTGAGCAAGGAGACCATGGAGTACTACAGGAAGATCCAGGAGCAGTTCAAACAGGCCCGCGGCTGA
- a CDS encoding Hsp20/alpha crystallin family protein, translated as MVWRRDRYWDPFDIMREIQEEIDAIFRDFMRGPRLWSYREPGERFEVSETWREPFADIFDRGDRFVITVELPGVRKEDIKLRVTEDTVYIEAQMRREKELEREGAIRIERYYSGYRRVIRLPEEVIPEKAKARYNNGVLEIEIPKKNPIKPEKEGFEVKIE; from the coding sequence ATGGTCTGGAGGAGGGACCGCTACTGGGACCCGTTCGACATCATGAGGGAAATCCAGGAGGAGATTGACGCCATATTCCGCGACTTCATGCGCGGCCCGAGGCTCTGGAGCTACCGCGAGCCAGGTGAGAGATTCGAGGTCAGCGAGACCTGGAGGGAGCCCTTCGCAGACATCTTCGACAGGGGCGACAGGTTCGTGATCACCGTCGAGCTCCCAGGTGTTAGGAAGGAGGACATCAAGCTCAGGGTCACAGAGGACACCGTTTACATTGAGGCCCAGATGAGGCGCGAGAAGGAGCTTGAGAGAGAGGGCGCCATAAGGATCGAGCGCTACTACAGCGGCTACAGGAGGGTCATCAGGCTTCCAGAGGAGGTCATCCCGGAGAAGGCCAAGGCCCGCTACAACAACGGCGTCCTTGAGATCGAGATTCCAAAGAAGAACCCAATCAAGCCCGAGAAGGAGGGCTTTGAGGTTAAGATCGAGTGA
- a CDS encoding mRNA 3'-end processing factor — translation MILRNIGLDSSTRFAFQSHAHTDHFVSGEVIFATKATKYLSHLRKGGFYRVVKFGKTFYIGDFKAKLYPAGHMLGSAGIKLWLENGTLFYTGDTKWFKLRTAEKSRFPRADVLIIEATFGVPSFTFPSPREAEKKLVAFVEEALDRGKRPTLYVNQMGKAQEVMKILDVHGITVRPSREMLKVARVYSKFGVKFGNITHEGDVVLRSHRSPKVENSPSLWELTVSGFGGLKLSNHADFWELMKIIEKVKPERVFTVYGFSREFARILTGLGYEAHPIDKDSDIDGLLL, via the coding sequence ATGATACTAAGAAACATCGGCCTGGACAGCTCGACACGGTTTGCCTTTCAGAGCCATGCCCACACGGATCACTTTGTCAGTGGTGAAGTTATCTTCGCAACAAAGGCGACCAAATATCTCAGTCACCTTAGGAAGGGTGGCTTCTATCGGGTAGTAAAGTTTGGAAAGACCTTCTACATCGGCGATTTCAAAGCGAAGCTCTATCCAGCCGGCCACATGCTGGGTTCGGCTGGGATAAAGCTCTGGCTCGAAAACGGGACGCTGTTCTACACTGGAGACACCAAGTGGTTCAAGCTGAGAACGGCAGAAAAAAGCCGCTTCCCAAGGGCGGACGTTCTCATAATCGAGGCCACCTTCGGCGTTCCGAGCTTCACGTTTCCCTCACCGAGAGAGGCCGAGAAAAAACTAGTCGCATTCGTAGAGGAAGCTCTTGACAGGGGAAAGCGGCCAACCCTCTATGTGAACCAGATGGGGAAGGCGCAGGAAGTTATGAAAATCCTGGACGTTCACGGGATCACGGTGAGGCCAAGCAGAGAGATGCTGAAGGTTGCAAGGGTTTATTCAAAATTTGGCGTCAAATTTGGGAACATCACTCATGAAGGGGACGTAGTTTTAAGGTCGCACCGCTCGCCCAAGGTCGAAAACTCCCCCTCCCTCTGGGAGCTTACCGTTTCCGGCTTTGGAGGGCTCAAGCTGAGCAACCACGCAGATTTCTGGGAGCTGATGAAAATCATAGAGAAGGTAAAGCCCGAAAGGGTCTTCACTGTATACGGCTTCTCCAGGGAATTCGCTAGGATTTTGACCGGGCTTGGATACGAAGCCCATCCAATTGACAAGGACTCCGACATAGATGGCCTACTTCTTTGA
- a CDS encoding ABC transporter ATP-binding protein, translating to MGTYAIETNRLTKFFGKRNVVYHLNLKVPKGVVYGFLGPNGAGKTTTIKMLTGALRPTYGEIRIFGLRMPNDRVEIMKRVGYMPEAPIAYEDMTIFEFLVYMGRLTGMRKEDAVEQAKELMEYAGIGKLAMNRIGELSSGQKQRASFAAALMGNPELLILDEPTANLDPLGRMEFIGKVIQLAKAGKTIFISSHIVSEVEKMCNYVGLINRGTMLAQGRIRELAGIEEDDYDVLTSDNGKAMAFLREKPYIREAWEEEGILRVKVDSRFLDEFFLAFPKYLVENGIRLKLFRPHTSPLERILMEKFGVSEEV from the coding sequence ATGGGGACTTACGCCATAGAAACCAACAGGCTCACCAAGTTCTTCGGCAAGAGGAACGTAGTGTACCACCTCAACCTCAAAGTGCCTAAAGGGGTCGTTTACGGCTTCCTCGGGCCAAACGGTGCGGGAAAAACGACCACTATAAAGATGTTGACCGGGGCACTGAGGCCCACCTACGGAGAGATACGGATTTTTGGCCTGAGGATGCCCAACGACAGGGTTGAAATTATGAAGCGGGTCGGATACATGCCCGAGGCGCCGATAGCTTATGAAGATATGACGATTTTCGAGTTTCTGGTCTACATGGGCCGCCTGACCGGGATGAGGAAGGAAGACGCCGTGGAGCAGGCGAAGGAGCTTATGGAGTACGCTGGAATTGGTAAGCTGGCCATGAACAGGATTGGGGAGCTTTCCTCCGGTCAGAAGCAGAGAGCGAGCTTCGCAGCGGCGCTGATGGGAAACCCCGAGCTCCTCATACTGGATGAACCAACAGCAAACCTCGACCCCCTCGGGAGAATGGAGTTCATTGGGAAGGTCATCCAGCTCGCCAAGGCCGGCAAGACGATCTTCATAAGCTCCCACATAGTCAGCGAGGTCGAGAAGATGTGCAACTACGTCGGGCTGATAAACCGCGGTACGATGCTCGCCCAGGGCAGGATCAGGGAGCTTGCGGGCATTGAGGAGGACGACTATGATGTCCTGACCAGCGACAATGGAAAGGCGATGGCGTTTCTGCGGGAGAAGCCCTACATCCGTGAGGCCTGGGAAGAGGAGGGAATCCTCAGGGTCAAAGTTGACTCGCGCTTTCTTGACGAGTTCTTCCTGGCCTTTCCGAAGTACCTCGTGGAAAATGGCATCAGGCTGAAGCTCTTCAGGCCGCACACGAGCCCGCTTGAGAGAATCCTGATGGAGAAGTTTGGAGTAAGCGAGGAGGTGTGA
- a CDS encoding ABC transporter permease yields the protein MRSSRFSFESRLGIIYGMEVKRLLRSRRLKLMTLLMFLPVIVYFFTHEEITEYSTRALRISFQVNFSTYLVNFWASVIGQLVVIILMSELLGSEIDKGTIRVLLTKPVRKSELVIGKFLGGLTGMLVVFGLPYLVMQIYMVLLYKQGFTGLRATFGDLLYSLEVTLLLLGSLGAFAMALSVVLSRPLYASLASFGVIFVAQFILPQLPFFDDPERFTLNYQLGVLLRDRFTLHMGLDVYKGDPSTTLVFFASVMLLSLILAILGLYRREYRG from the coding sequence TTGAGAAGTTCCCGCTTTTCCTTTGAATCACGGCTCGGGATAATATACGGGATGGAAGTGAAAAGGTTACTGCGCTCCCGCCGCCTCAAGCTTATGACCCTCCTGATGTTCCTCCCAGTTATCGTCTACTTCTTCACCCACGAGGAGATCACCGAGTACAGCACGCGCGCGCTCAGGATATCCTTCCAGGTTAACTTCTCCACTTACCTCGTCAACTTCTGGGCGAGTGTCATAGGCCAGCTCGTGGTCATAATCCTGATGAGCGAACTCCTTGGAAGCGAGATAGACAAGGGTACGATAAGGGTTCTCCTGACGAAACCCGTTAGAAAGAGCGAACTCGTCATCGGAAAGTTCCTCGGCGGGCTTACGGGAATGTTAGTGGTCTTCGGACTGCCCTACCTGGTCATGCAGATTTATATGGTTCTGCTCTACAAGCAGGGTTTCACTGGCCTTAGGGCGACGTTCGGTGACCTGCTCTACTCCCTTGAGGTGACCCTCCTCCTGCTCGGCTCTCTAGGAGCGTTCGCAATGGCCCTCTCAGTGGTTCTTTCAAGGCCCCTCTACGCCTCTCTGGCGAGCTTTGGAGTGATATTCGTCGCCCAGTTCATCCTCCCGCAGTTGCCTTTCTTCGACGACCCCGAGAGGTTCACGCTCAACTACCAGCTCGGAGTTCTCTTGAGGGACAGGTTCACGCTCCACATGGGGCTTGACGTCTACAAGGGCGACCCGTCAACGACGCTGGTGTTCTTCGCATCGGTCATGCTCCTGAGCCTGATTCTCGCGATCCTCGGGCTTTACAGAAGGGAATATAGGGGATGA
- a CDS encoding COG1470 family protein, with the protein MRTMARLRTLTFAVFLLILLAGQATALSVELGTDEVLIVGGQVFTFDPSQSGDKFLVSVSSHGNEASSVLAFGENITVGNVTYFIGSYDRQNRRLTVHLLGNYTSVRVMKKYDFSVEVIEAFDTYAKVRIKNTGFYPLNDTLSVSSSSQGAFPIPTSTILKEVELNLEPGGEIVFKVPNPGQTLIFSLNERGISKDVSFGTLEPQVEIEDITSGEGVRVKVLNKGEPVNATFSLLYGGNLILESRKVLLPHGIKWVGFSNFINQGAVVVDYGKVIQQTFYFRPALLVLENISRDGELLRVILKNTGESPFRGFVSVTQNGVVVGSPTYSEVSIGPGESVSLTFKIPEEVRYPTILASSDSGTFSFTAEAGASGISVEALSTSIKVPLGGKGSYALVLSGSGRVKLSVEGLPESVGWKFYVGESEVEELNVDGSAQVVLVIDVPSLPRGFSVGEPVRFNVTIRDEKGNPHVIPLEFEAYGLAFLPVYGKNWLAKMNFTAETHFVGIPYRVVAKSLTPPIQFEHYPGEKIAFSYGNYIRSGLDVTLHILSPSGEILHSSSQEKGRPDFVVFNESDFMLMLEGDRFDAVLLVADYLRKPENISFELLPKQFGEGIKTFILNATSLRGKKLALDVTADRPVEVRVYYFTLNREREDFDPLSAGFKGAFRGKGEHVSGEVPLRPYEDFIAISIIGTGNVSLTMTAKEVPVSVSGLGKYSGELTVALLALLLVVVIALERRLG; encoded by the coding sequence ATGAGAACGATGGCGCGCTTGAGAACCCTCACTTTCGCGGTCTTCCTCCTCATCCTGCTGGCCGGGCAGGCTACAGCTCTTTCCGTTGAGCTGGGAACTGACGAAGTGCTCATAGTGGGCGGTCAGGTTTTTACATTTGACCCCAGCCAGAGCGGGGACAAGTTCCTCGTGAGCGTGTCGAGTCATGGAAACGAAGCGTCTTCCGTTCTCGCCTTCGGTGAGAACATTACAGTGGGCAACGTTACCTATTTCATCGGTTCATACGACCGCCAGAACCGGAGGCTTACCGTTCACCTCCTCGGCAACTATACAAGCGTGAGAGTTATGAAGAAGTACGACTTCAGCGTTGAGGTCATAGAAGCCTTCGACACCTACGCCAAGGTTAGGATTAAAAACACGGGCTTTTATCCACTCAACGACACTCTGTCTGTTTCTTCGTCTTCGCAGGGCGCTTTTCCCATTCCCACAAGCACGATCCTTAAGGAAGTGGAGCTGAACCTTGAACCTGGCGGAGAGATAGTTTTCAAAGTTCCAAACCCGGGCCAGACGCTGATCTTTAGTCTAAATGAGAGGGGCATCTCAAAGGATGTTTCCTTTGGAACCTTAGAGCCGCAGGTTGAAATAGAAGACATTACGAGCGGTGAGGGTGTCCGGGTGAAGGTTCTTAACAAAGGCGAGCCAGTTAACGCCACCTTCAGCCTCCTCTACGGCGGCAACCTGATTTTGGAGTCAAGGAAAGTCCTGCTTCCGCACGGAATCAAGTGGGTCGGGTTCTCAAACTTCATAAACCAGGGAGCGGTCGTGGTTGATTACGGAAAAGTAATCCAGCAGACCTTTTACTTTAGACCGGCGCTCCTGGTTCTCGAAAACATCTCCAGGGATGGAGAACTTCTCAGAGTTATCCTCAAAAACACAGGGGAGTCCCCTTTCAGGGGTTTCGTCAGCGTAACCCAAAACGGCGTTGTGGTGGGAAGTCCAACATATTCGGAGGTCTCCATAGGACCCGGGGAGAGCGTATCACTAACCTTCAAGATTCCCGAAGAGGTTAGGTATCCAACAATCCTCGCCTCCTCCGACTCGGGAACTTTCTCCTTCACGGCCGAGGCTGGAGCTTCCGGTATCTCGGTCGAGGCGCTCTCAACGAGTATAAAAGTCCCTCTCGGTGGAAAGGGCAGCTATGCACTCGTCCTCTCCGGTTCGGGCAGGGTAAAGCTCAGCGTTGAAGGTCTTCCAGAGTCGGTTGGCTGGAAGTTCTACGTCGGAGAGAGCGAGGTCGAGGAGCTTAACGTGGACGGCTCGGCCCAGGTGGTTCTGGTTATTGACGTGCCCTCTCTGCCCAGGGGATTCTCCGTTGGTGAGCCGGTCAGGTTCAATGTAACAATCAGGGACGAGAAGGGAAACCCCCACGTAATTCCGCTGGAGTTTGAGGCCTACGGCCTGGCGTTCCTGCCCGTTTACGGAAAAAACTGGCTGGCGAAGATGAACTTCACTGCAGAGACGCACTTTGTGGGAATTCCATACCGGGTCGTCGCAAAGTCTCTGACTCCGCCGATCCAGTTCGAACATTATCCTGGAGAGAAGATAGCCTTCTCGTACGGCAATTACATCCGCTCCGGGCTCGACGTCACCCTTCACATTCTCTCTCCGAGTGGAGAAATCCTGCATTCGTCAAGCCAGGAGAAGGGAAGGCCAGATTTTGTGGTGTTCAACGAGTCCGACTTTATGCTGATGCTCGAGGGCGACAGGTTCGACGCCGTCCTGCTGGTTGCAGATTACCTCAGGAAGCCCGAGAACATCAGCTTTGAGCTCCTTCCAAAGCAGTTTGGAGAGGGAATTAAGACGTTCATCCTAAACGCTACATCGCTCCGCGGGAAGAAGCTTGCCCTTGACGTTACCGCTGATCGACCGGTTGAGGTTAGGGTCTATTACTTCACCCTCAACAGGGAGAGGGAAGACTTTGACCCGCTCTCCGCTGGTTTCAAGGGGGCTTTCAGAGGTAAAGGGGAGCATGTGTCAGGAGAAGTTCCTCTAAGGCCATACGAGGATTTCATAGCCATATCAATAATCGGCACCGGGAACGTTTCTCTAACTATGACAGCGAAGGAAGTGCCCGTTTCAGTTAGCGGCCTTGGGAAGTACTCCGGCGAGCTAACAGTGGCTCTCCTGGCTCTCCTGTTGGTGGTGGTCATTGCTCTCGAACGGCGCCTCGGCTGA